Genomic DNA from Roseburia intestinalis L1-82:
AAAGCCCCGATCCCTTTTTTGCTGCGAAAAAATGCATCCAGAAAGTCATGGAGTAATTCTGCTTTTACATACGGCTGGTCTGCCTGAAAAAACATATCATAGGAGACAGAATCACCCGTTGCTGTCACGGGATAAGTGACAGCTGTCTCTATGCCTTTTCGAATGCTTGAGGCAATTCCGTCGTTTTGCGTACCTTGATTGCGCACGACGATACAGTCGATTGCAGACAATTCTTTACACAACTGCTCAATTTCATCGTATGCAGTCACAACAATGATCTTACACGGATAACTGCACATATTCTGCAGGCGCACTAATTCTGTCAGACCATGCAGGAACAACGGTTTTCCATGAAATTCCGTAAGCAGTTTATTGCTGCCGAACCGCCTTGCGTATCCGGCAGCAAGATAGATCAGATTTATCTGTATCGTATCAGATCACCTTCATTCCCTTCAGGATTTTCTCAGGTGTGATCGGCAGCTCATTGATCCAGACGCCGGTTGCGTTATAAACTGCATCTGCGATCGCCGGGGCCGGTGTATTGATGACGATCTCACCGATGGATTTTGCACCAAAAGGACCAGTCGGTTCATAGCTGCTGTCAAATTCCACACGGATACGGTCTGTATCCAGACGGCTTGGTACTTTATACTGCATAAAGGAATTGGAAAGATTTTTCCCGCGTTCATCGTACCAGATATCCTCGTACAGTGTCATGCCGATTCCCTGCAAAAGTCCTCCTTCTGTCTGTACCCTTGCAAGATTGGTGTTTACGACAGTTCCACAGTCAACACAGGCGGTATAGTCTAATAACTCAATCGCGCCTGTTTCAGGGTCAACTTCGACTTCGGC
This window encodes:
- a CDS encoding nucleotidyltransferase family protein, with translation MQINLIYLAAGYARRFGSNKLLTEFHGKPLFLHGLTELVRLQNMCSYPCKIIVVTAYDEIEQLCKELSAIDCIVVRNQGTQNDGIASSIRKGIETAVTYPVTATGDSVSYDMFFQADQPYVKAELLHDFLDAFFRSKKGIGALACDGSLRSPNLFSETYRGKLLALTGECGGKIVIRSHPDDVFSYPVLMPEFFVDIDTREDYAHENV